A stretch of DNA from Paenibacillus sp. FSL W8-0186:
TCATTTCCTTCACGGATGAAGGAGTATTGGCGCGTGACGGCTATCGTCTGCTGCCTGCCAAATGGAGCTTTGAAGCCTACAAATACGTGTTTCAGACGGGGGATACGCTGCTCCGTTCGTACGGAGTAACGATATTCATAACCGTTGTAGGGACGATAATCAGTTTATTGTTTATCGCATTTTATGCTTATGCCATTTCGCGCAAAAGCTTTAAATATCGCAACTTTTTCTCCTTCTTTGCTTTCTTTACGATGCTGTTCAACGGCGGACTCGTTCCGACGTATATCGTTACGACGCAGCTGCTCGGCCTGAAGGATACGATTTGGGCATTGATTCTGCCGCTGGCCGTTAACGCGTTCTATATTATGATTCTGCGGACCTTCTATAGCACGAGTGTTCCGGATGCGATTCTAGAATCGGGTAAAATCGACGGCGCGGGCGAATTCCGTATTTTTCTGAAGCTTGTATTGCCGCTGTCTCTGCCGGGCCTCGCTACGATCGGGCTGTTCAGCACGCTGGGCTACTGGAATGACTGGTTCAATGCCCTGCTCTATATCGACGATCCTAATCTGGTTCCGCTGCAATCCATGCTGATGCGGATCGAGACAAGCATGCAATTCATTATGCAAAACTCACAGAATAGCTCACTTAGCCTGGAGGCGCTGCGTTCGATGCCGCAGGATACATCCCGTATGGCGATGGTTGTTCTCGCGACGGGGCCGATTATTTTCGCTTATCCCTTCTTCCAGCGCTATTTCATTCAAGGTCTGACGATCGGCGCTGTTAAAGAATAAGATCATCGAGGTAGAGGAGAGAGTGGAGACGATGACCAAGATCTATAAAGATAGGCATAGACCAACGGAAGAACGGGTAGAGCATCTGCTCGGGCTTATGACTTTGGAAGAGAAGGCGGGACAGCTGATTCAAACTTTCGGCTGGCAAGCCTATGAGCATATAGATGGAAAAATCAGTCTTACGGAATCCTTCAAGGAACAAGTGAAAAACGGAGGCATTGGTTCTCTTTACGGCACGCTTCGGGCTGACCCATGGACAGGGGTTACGCTGGAAACGGGGCTGTCTCCCCGGGAAGGGGCTGAGGCGGTGAACGAAATTCAGCGCTACGCCATCGAGAATTCCCGGCTCGGCATCCCGATTCTGATCGGGGAGGAGTGCTCTCACGGACATATGGCGATTGGCGCGACGGTGTTCCCTGTGCCGCTGTCGCTGGGCAGTACCTGGAATGTGGAACTGTACCGCGAGATGTGCCGTGCGGTCGCTTTGGAGACGAGAAGCCAAGGCGGCGCGGTCACTTATTCGCCCGTGCTGGATGTCGTTCGCGATCCGCGTTGGGGCCGGACCGAGGAATGCTTCGGGGAAGATCCCTATCTGATCGGC
This window harbors:
- a CDS encoding carbohydrate ABC transporter permease, with the protein product MAQSAIKTRDFHHLSKPWNMIFNLIAGIFSFVCVFPFLFVVIISFTDEGVLARDGYRLLPAKWSFEAYKYVFQTGDTLLRSYGVTIFITVVGTIISLLFIAFYAYAISRKSFKYRNFFSFFAFFTMLFNGGLVPTYIVTTQLLGLKDTIWALILPLAVNAFYIMILRTFYSTSVPDAILESGKIDGAGEFRIFLKLVLPLSLPGLATIGLFSTLGYWNDWFNALLYIDDPNLVPLQSMLMRIETSMQFIMQNSQNSSLSLEALRSMPQDTSRMAMVVLATGPIIFAYPFFQRYFIQGLTIGAVKE